The region TTCAGCCGACAACAAAAATGTTCTGAGTTGGTTTGGTTCCACCTGTGGGGGAAGACACGTACTCATAGTCAGCATGTATATAAAATGTCTGTATTCTTGTTGAAAGCAGGTTGGAGATGTTGGTCACAGAGAGGAAATCCAGCAGGTCTGACTGAAGCTGATGTGAGAGCAGGAGTTTGGACATCGATCATGCACACGTCGTACTGCAACCAGCACCTATGGAGGCAACCGGCACCTTCACGTCTTCCTCACCCCACCCTCGCCGCTGTCTCCGTGCTTTACACCCCCGCCATGTCCTCTACCCACCTCCCCAATGCAGGAGGCCACCAGGGAGGAAAGACCCAGATCAGGCCTGTCgttggctgctgctcctctctgcacgcgtcctcctgcaggtcttcacagaggagacacacacttgcacagGTTGGACTAAAATAGTGATAAGAGCTCTGTTAATTATTGCCTTTTCCTGATCTGTAACTTTCTGTGCCAGATGAAACCTTACGAGCTTTAACTTGCAGATCTCCAGAGTCAGAGTCGGAGCACGCCATCGTCCCGGTCCCAGGAGGGTGATGGCGGTCTGGCCGCAGCTCAGGTACAACCAGGTGAGGAACCCTGGAGGGTTCAGACTGGGACTGGACCATCAGAACCTCAGCAGTGTGTGGTGTCCTGATGGAACAACATTTTACGTATTTCATGTCCCATAGAGCAGAATAAGGGCAGCAAATGAAGAGGACATCCGTTTAAAAGCATTACTGAACATGACCTTGCTGCATGACCCTTaacatgtatttattttaacacaGAAATTAATAAATTGTTTGCTGAATAAATCTCAGTGAGTGATTTTGCTTTGGAGAGCCCATTTTAATTAATAATAGTTACTTGGTTGGGCAGAACAGCACTGCTTTGATGCAGATTCAGGATTTGTTTAAGCGCCACATGCAGCGGGATGTTTACGTCACTGCGGTTTTCTGTTTGGATGTGGATTCTTTCTTGCACCACCGGTGAGCAGCGCAAACTGTTTCTGCTATGCTATAAACGTGTGAGGACTTCTGGCGTGTATGTAAGGCGGAGTGTTTGCGTGGGTGGGGTTCCTCAGAGCAGAGGGGGTCTCTCCACTGAGCCCGTGACTCAGAGATGTGGTTCCTCATGCAGCCCACACAGCTTTAAAAGGCATTCAACACACCACTGTGTAACTGCTGCACAGGCTGGTATCACTGTATTAGACCCTAAATGTGTCCGTacatgtacagtgtgtgtgtgtgtgtgtgtgtgaagctgaaTTCCACAGAGTCCCACTGCTGTTATACTGTTGGCTTCAAGCTCAGCCTTCAGGTTTTAACTTGACTTGGAGACATAAAGTGTGACTATAGCTGGTATCggtcaggattttttttatgcaAATATAAAAATCCAGAGATTTTTTTATCTACATAAAATCTGAGGAGTAAAATGAATCTACTGTTAAACCAAATTGTACCATAATCAGGAAATATCTCTTTTATGTGGAGGGCCAAATCACACAACTGAAGCAGGATGACTTTATAAGGAAACCCTGTGTATTTAGAGTGGTCTCTTTTCTCCCTACACAAACCAGAAGGATGTAGACCGAAACTAAAACTAAATGCCGTGCAAACCACTGAGACTGCTGGCACATATGAGATGCCAAAATTGCCTTTGCagttcctgtttctgtttcagagAAATGATGGAGGCCAACAGCAACATGTTGGGGACCAGAAACTTAGACAGCCGGACCTACTGGTTCACCTAAATATCTACAAGCATCGATGTGTTTGAGCGTCAGTGTGCGCTGAAAATTCAAGTTAAACTTGAACGCCTGTGATTTCAATCGCTTTTGATTTTGCTGAGTAGAGAATTGCATTAACATGCAGCAAAATAAAAAGTATTAATGACTCGTAGTTCTGGCTTGAAAACTGTCGTTGTGAGTCAGCAAGGAGGACAAGGTGACTGGTATAAAACAGAAACGAAACACCACGTCACCACAGAGGACGAGTTTGGTGAGCATGACAGTCAGTTTCTGTCTGTTGGGATCATCTGAAGCAACCGTCACGTACACACTCCACACGCGCACGTGTCCCCGCACATGTGTGCGCGCTTATACCTTCGTTTCTATTATCTTCACGTAAAATTGCTACTGATGCCACAAACCATCAATCAAACAGTCCATTCTGAGGGGCCCAGTGGTTAAATCTCATAGTCAAGTGTACAATTTTTAAGCATCACATGTTGATTTTATTTGGTGACCTCACTCTCCTGTTGTTTGGTGTTGCATTTCCATGGAAGCAAATGCACCTGTCACTAGTGATTTGATCATGGGGTGACAGTCATCATTGCCtacaaacccccccccctcgaggCAGGCAGACCTTCTGACGAATGCTTTGTTGCATAGCCTTTCAATAGAAGGAGTCATTTTTGTCACATTCAAGATGTttcatcacttttacatttaaaggaaATATCCAGGAACAGATGTGAGACATTCTTAAGTTTAGTTAGTTTGCCATAATAATAAGATGGGTGGGTAGTTGGATGGGTCTAAAAGCTTCTGACCATCCAAAGGTTTGGCTGCAACCTTTTCATCTGAGCTCAGAAATGGGAGTCCCTCTGTCACTTCATCCTGTTTCATCCAGTGTCATTAATGAGAGGGATCTTTTTGTCAGACCGTGTGATCAATCCGTTACACTTCCTCAGTCTCTGGGTTTTTCCGTGGGTCAGTTTGAGTGCAGCCGTTACAGTAGCAGAGAAAAAGCCAAAGCCGTGACACAACAGCGTGACCTCAACTCTCCCGAGTGTTCTCCAAACTCAGATGAGCCGCTGACGTGGATCGGCGGTTACTCAGAGCACCGGGGGAGCATCGGTTTGGTTTGCTACAAAGTGAACTTGGGTGTGAGATTCTGCTGCTCTCCAAACCACCTCGAGCCTCCTGAAATCAGATGCAGCTGGGTCGTGCGTAAGGTTCTTCCGCCCTGGCTCCTCCCGGCTCTCAGCCCTGTTAGTCCAATCAGACGCAGACGGAAAATTACGATATGGCAGAGACAGTTTTCTGCTCTGacgggagctgaggctgaaACATGTCCTTTCTGTGTTTAACACTTTAATGGTCGACAGGCTGTGTGTGCGTTCATCTTCTCACAACAAAGGCTGATGTAAATTAACAAATGAAAACTATACATTTGTTTAAACCAAGACTGAGACTTTTATAATGTGATCGTTTTTGAGTGGAATGTACCATCTCCAAGCGGCGTTTGTGAGGTCATGAACCAGGAATGAATGGTCATTTTTATTAGTCGATAAGGGACAGAGTTTGATGCATAAAAAGGGGCTCAATAAAAGCGTCTGTCAGCACAAACAGCGCTGCTGCCGGATCGCTTTGTGTTTCTAAGGGATTTCTCTGTTGGCAGAGGGGGAAGTAAACACGGCCCGTCGCCTGATGGACGCTGTCCTGTTCTGCACGTAGACCCTTTCACTTGAGTCATGAGCCAGCATGGCCAGTCAAAGCCCCCTTTGATCAGAATTACCACACAATGGTGACCCACATCACAATGTCGCCATAACGACCTGGAAGCCACGTGCACGCTGAGCCGAAGCTTATTGGAGCTCGAGACCGGTCCGAAGGCTCTGAATCCTCGACAGTGAAACCAAACAGGGTGGAAAGTAAAACACACCACATGGTGCAAACTGTAATCCTGAGTCAGCCCAAAGTCTGGAAGTCGCTTTTAGCtcatcgagtgtgtgtgtgtgtgtgtgtgtgtgtgtgtgtgtgtgtgtgtgtgtgtgtgtgtgtgtgtgttgggatgtGTTACTTAATTCTGTAAACGGCATGGAAGTTTTGAATTCCAGACAGAGGAGAAAGTGAGGTCGGTTCCCGTCGCTGCTGGAAATGAAACACATACAAAGAATGCtgactttttttgttgttttttttaataaaactgagGTTTTTCTTGGCCAGAGATGTTTTGCAGCTGTATTCTCCTGAATACAGTACAGCTTTACACTGACAGTCCCAGGTTcagaaaaattacatttatgGACAGAGAGAAACTGTCTTGTCATTGATTTACTGTAAAGGGGAAGAGAAAACCGATAACTACAGTTAAAGCCGCAGACAAAAGATATTTGGGTCGACAGGCATTTAGTTGCCTACTTTCCAGGATTCAAGGTTTTCCAGGATTCCCTTCCACCTTTCAGTGTCACACAACTGTCACTTGGGTGAAAACCACTTACAGAAGACTGGATATCTGGGACAGTGGGCTGGATCGGACCCATCAAATCATCCCTGAGTCAGCCCACATTTCATTCACCTTTGGCGCTGGTGGGGACGATGACGACGTTGGACTCACTGTGTCTGCACCTATGGGTGAGCAGTCTCACGCTGAAAAGCCTCGATGTCATGGCGACGGTGTCCTCACCCTGTAGCATGTTCACATGCTTCTGattccttctgctgcagctcacagaaACAAAAGGAACTTAAAATACATGTCAGCTATGTGTGGCATGCCCTAATAAACAACACAGGCTTCCTTGAAAGGGTTCTGGTGCGACTGGAATTTCTAAGAAGCGAAAAGGGGACACTATCTGTATGAAACCATCTGATGGGAGATGTCTTTTTCATTCATCTAAAACTTAATTTTGGCTCAGTCTACCTGCATCACTGCTCTGTAGATGTAGACTTTATGGCAACACTTCCTCTATTATCCACAGTAGAGCTGCGTAAACATTAGTTTCACAGGTTTAAATATGTAAAGTTGGCTAAATCCTGTGGCTTCATTATTGTACTTTGTCTTCCTGGATCATTCTATTCTCTAAGCCGACTGGATAAAAATAGATTTGTTTCTGGTCACCACTGTTAGGCCTAAACTGCTTTGAGCGAGTGGGTGGGAAAAAAGCAATTCCCAGAAATAAAGTAGTAGAGTAAAACAACAGGAAAGTTGGTGGGAAGTACAGAAAGGCCCTATTTTACTGTGACTGTACAGGTCCAACATGTTATTAGGAGGCTTTGCAAGGAATATCCGTGACGCTCCTTCGGGGGGACTTCTGAATAATACTTGAGATCTGTGCGTACCGCTGGTGGTTTGATGTGTGGATTTGGTGGAGTTCTTCCCACTAAAAAGAAGGTTTGTTGGCTGGCTCTTTATCTGGCTACTCACTGTCATCAGCATCATCTGGCACTAACGTTTCTCAAAGTCCTCCCCAGACAAATCCAATATTCAGGATTCCGTGATGTGTGAACACTGGGATGTGTTTAATGGTCCCTCTTAATCAGATTCTCTGATTCTTTTGTGGGGAAAAACATCATGTTTTGCTCCCAGGACATGATTTCCTTCACTGTGATGCACACAACTGTGCAAAACGGCCTCAAATCACATGACCTCCGAGCTGGTTGCACCAGATTctatttgcattcatttttcCCCAGATGCCAGCTTGACCAGGGCTTTCGGTaattttttaaactgaaaatatTTACTTTCCTGCTTTGCATCCTGGATTCAAAGAGAATGGTGTTTCATTGGGGGAGGGGGTTTGTTTTTATATGATGAGGTAAGAGCTGACAGGCCGCTGACAGGCAGATTCGGGAATTCAATGGAAGTATGCTTTCATTGGCTAAACCCTGATATCTCCATGGAAGTACCCGACAGGATAGGGGAGGAGGTCGAGAAGCTGAGCTGCCATCTGCTAACACATGTATTTCATGTCTTCCTCTTTGGGGTTTTCACAGATGCAACATCCTGTAATCTAAACATTCAAAACAGTTGGGTGACCAAACGGGAAAAAAAGCGTGAAAATTCCCCAAGAAGGCAATCAGAGCTATTTTTAGGATGAGCGTAATCACAAGGAAGCCATCATGGGGACAGCTTTTAAGCAAGTCTGATGTCTTAATACAAGATAAATGTCTATTTTGGATCAGAGTTGTTGAGaaggatgtttttaaatgtgggAAATGAATGATAATAAGCACCACTcttacatttcatttatttgaacCCTGTGTTACAACGCTGTGTCCACTTTTACATCATCTATGTGTCACATCCGACATCCAAACATGAAGTCTCTCAGAAGGGCATCCATGCAATCTTGCTCAGGCTTCTGAGGTCTTCAGTGATGATCAGGGGGAATTTTCCAGCGGAGTGGCCCTCACATGTGACTGGGTACATACTGTGTGCAGCCATGTTTACTGTCAACCTAAACCTTTTCCGTGCTTTGCGTCACTCCGTCACATGAAAATTGAATGTAGGTTTTCCAGTTTTACACACACGAAGAGTCTGGACGTTTTATCATCTTTTATGATAATTATTAAGGCATTTTCcacagaaataaatgttttttgttttaactttCAATATTGAGAGCAATATTGGTTTAAATATCTTTAAGTGGTTTGTTAGCAACAATGCTGATTCCTCCTAATCCGCTTTGTGCCATCGTTCTCTGGAATTCGATGAGTGGACTTCTACCGCAGAAAAGTGCATTTAACTGTGTTATTTTCTAAATTGAGCAATAAAGTGCGTTGGCTGAACCTTCAGGGAGTGGCCTGCTCTCCATGGGCGTTTCTAAAAGTACAACCTGGTCTACAACTTATAAAATGTGAGCACCCTGCCGGTTCAAGGCTATCTGACTTCGAGTTACGCGACAGAGGGCTACAAAACGAAGGTCAAAACTCCAGCAGAAATGTACTCACGAACAAACACCATGACTTTGACCATCCAGCAGGAGCGCTTCGCCTTTGCCGGGATCCGCAGCACGGAGCCCGAGGTCTTCACCTTCGAGCAGGCGCCGGCTCAGGCCACCGCCGTGCGCTCCTACGTGCCCATTCGGCCGAAGAAGCGTTGCACTCGGGTCATGTACCCCGCTAAAGTCCGCATGCACCTTCCGCCGCCAGAGAAGAACCAGGCCAAGCGCTGGTTGGTGATCCTGTGCCTGGTGGTGCTGTGGCAGATCTACACCGAGGAGCCCAACGCGGAGACGCCGCTGGCCACCGCCGACGGCCCGGTCAGCGACTGCCAGGGCTTCCCCTTCAAGTCAGCGGAGGAGAAAGGCGACTTTCCCAGCAAAGCCGAACTAATCTCCGGCTCAACACCCAGCTCCGAGGACGCCAACTCATCCGACGCACAGATGGTGCCGATCGTCACCTGCTCTGAGCCCCAGGAGAAGGCGGAGAGCAGCCGGTACGAGCAGCAGGGGAGCGGCGCCGGGAAGAGCATGGTGGCTTTGCTGGTGTACCATAGACTCGGCAGCGACAGCTAAGACTCTAATCCTTCTTCAGGGTTCGAACTTGTACCAAGTCGGGGATGATCCCGAAGCAGCTTCAAGAGAGCACCGATGCGCCCTGTGCAGCGAAGCCGAAAAGAAGCGCCGACTTGTCCCATCCGGCGGCCCCCTGAGAGCGGAGATGGAGGGTCGGAGACGGGACACGGGGGGGAAAACGGAGAAAAACTGTGAACAATTCTAAAAAGCCTGAAACTTGAAACCAAGAAAACTTGAACTTTTATCTCAGTGTGACAGAATAATCACACAAATGTACTAATGCAATAACGCGCCTGTGCGAGaatggtgtttaaaaaaaaaagcctaaaaagAAAAGTCGTTACTGTAGGCTGTAAAGCTGAAACTGTTCTTCTATGTTGTGTTATGTCTTATttagtatttattttatttactatttattgACTcataattttaataaaaaaatatcaaCATAAACTGCTTTTTGGCTTTCAAGTGATTGATTAATTTCATTGTTGGGAGGGATTTGGATATGATATTAAACATATTATGTTACATTTTATACATTTCAGGATATGTGGCACAATAGCTTCATTGCAATGGTGAAAAAAAACTGCATCAATTAAAGTTTCTAAAAATCTACAGTgctgaaataaaacagctgCCTTTAACTTCATTTCAAACCTCTCAGAGTTGTTAATGttagaaaataaaactaaacaTATAGG is a window of Takifugu flavidus isolate HTHZ2018 chromosome 5, ASM371156v2, whole genome shotgun sequence DNA encoding:
- the ier3 gene encoding radiation-inducible immediate-early gene IEX-1 — protein: MYSRTNTMTLTIQQERFAFAGIRSTEPEVFTFEQAPAQATAVRSYVPIRPKKRCTRVMYPAKVRMHLPPPEKNQAKRWLVILCLVVLWQIYTEEPNAETPLATADGPVSDCQGFPFKSAEEKGDFPSKAELISGSTPSSEDANSSDAQMVPIVTCSEPQEKAESSRYEQQGSGAGKSMVALLVYHRLGSDS